A stretch of Elephas maximus indicus isolate mEleMax1 chromosome 20, mEleMax1 primary haplotype, whole genome shotgun sequence DNA encodes these proteins:
- the LOC126063799 gene encoding olfactory receptor 5D13-like encodes MQQEGGWEYLGEDGPEETKKNKSTGATFILLGFSEYSDFQVPLFMVFLTIYMVTVAGNLDMIMIIRINPKLHTSMYFFLSHLSFVDFCYSSVVNPKLLGNLVVEDRTISFIGCIMQFFFLCIFAVAETYMLAAMAYDRFVAVCNPLLYTVAMSPKLCLFLVAASYSWSIVSSLTFTYFLLTLSFCETNFINNFVCEHAAIVAVSCSDPYISQEIILVSATFNEISSLMIILTSYIFVFITIMKMTSTGRRYKTFSTCASHLTTITIFHGTILFLYCVPNSKGSGIMVKAASVFYTVVIPMLNPLIYSLRNKDVKEAVRKLVNTKLPCHKL; translated from the exons ATGCAACAGGAAGGAGGCTGGGAGTACTTAGGGGAGGATGGGCCTGAAG aaaccaaaaaaaataagAGTACTGGAGCCACATTCATCCTCCTGGGATTCTCAGAATACTCAGACTTCCAGGTGCCCCTCTTCATGGTCTTCCTGACCATCTACATGGTCACTGTTGCCGGGAACCTGGACATGATCATGATCATCAGGATCAACCCTAAACTCCACACctccatgtactttttcctcagccactTGTCCTTTGTTGATTTCTGTTACTCTTCGGTAGTTAACCCTAAACTATTAGGAAACTTGGTTGTGGAAGACAGAACCATCTCCTTCATAGGGTGCATCATGCAATTCTTCTTTCTTTGCATATTTGCGGTGGCTGAAACATACATGTTGGCAGCGATGGCTTATGATCGATTTGTGGCAGTTTGTAACCCCTTGCTCTATACAGTTGCAATGTCCCCAAAGCTTTGTCTCTTTTTGGTTGCTGCTTCATACTCTTGGAGTATAGTCTCTTCCTTGACATTCACCTACTTTCTGTTGACATTATCCTTCTGTGAGACCAACTTCATAAACAACTTTGTCTGTGAGCATGCTGCCATTGTTGCCGTGTCTTGCTCTGACCCCTACATTAGTCAGGAGATCATTTTAGTGTCAGCCACGTTCAATGAAATAAGTAGCCTTATGATCATTCTTACGTCTTATATTTTCGTTTTTATCACTATCATGAAGATGACATCAACTGGGAGGAGATACAAGAccttctccacctgtgcctcccacctaACTACCATTACCATCTTCCATGGAACCATCCTTTTCCTTTACTGTGTGCCTAATTCCAAGGGCTCAGGGATCATGGTCAAGGCAGCCTCTGTGTTTTACACAGTGGTCATCCCCATGCTGAATCCCCTGATCTATAGCCTCAGGAACAAAGATGTGAAGGAGGCAGTTAGGAAGTTAGTGAATACCAAGTTACCATGTCACAAACTGTAA